The window GTCGTGCTGACGGACGGAACACGCGAGGACGCAGAAGCCGAAAAGCTGGCGCTCGCGCAGTTTCTCAAGGAGGAATTGCGCATGGAGCTGTCGATGGAGAAAACCAGGATCACCGGTGTCCGGGAAGGCTTCGACTTCCTCGGCTATCGGGTGGTGCAGACCAAAGCGCGCCGCACCGGTCATATGGTCGGCAATCTCTTCATTCCGAAGAGCAAGCTGAAGGACTTGCGCCACAAGATCAAGGTCAGGGTGAAGGAGACGCCGACAGGCCAATCCCTTGCCGATCTCATCGACGATCTCAATCCCCTCATCACCGGCTGGAGAAACTATTACCGCTATGCCACATGGGCGACGCGGGACTTCTCCGGGCTGGATTGGTGGCTATGGGAGCGCATCGGGCGATGGCTGCGCAAGAAGCATCGCAAGACGACATGGTACGAACTATGTCGCCGCTTCCGCGCAACAGCGCCCGACAGCCGCTGGCGATGGGTCGACGGACCGAAATCGCTGCGGTTCTTCCGGGAAGGCGGATCGATCCGCTTCCCGCACCGGGGCATACGCATACCGAATGGATGGAACGACCCGAGCGAAAAGTTCCGCAAGGGGGCTGACCGCTTCTGGGCATCGTTCAACACCCTCATGTCCGTATGAGGGCCACCCGTGGCGAATGCCACGCATGGAGAGCCGGTAGCTTGGAAACTTGCACGTCCGGTTCGGCGAGAGGGGCGCAGAAACCACCTGCCGAAAGGCAGGCAGGCGCTGTGCTCCTACTCTACCTTTCGCTGTCTCGGGCCGCTCCATTGCGGCCTCGATGGCAGTCGCAAAGGCCGGGGACGATCGGACCGCACCCATAGGGCCGGAACAGCGTGGAGGGCGGCGCGGGGAGACTTTCTTGTTGCGCGAGGAATGGCGGCGCAGCCGGCAGGGGATGAAAGTTTCGGGGCGCCGTTGCGGGAACACGAGCGAGGCGAAGCCGTTCTCCGGCCAGACATGCCTCATCGAGCCCGCGAATGGAGCCCTGTCGTCAAGGGAAGGAATATGCAATGGCGATCGACGTCTCTCGGTCTCGAATTGCTGTTCACCGGCCCGATCGGGTCTTGGAGGCTTAAGGCTTTCCTGCTTTCACAGTGGCAGTCGTCCGCCCATGCCCGCTTGTACCGGAAAACTTGGCCGATAGAGTTGCAACGCGGTTCGGCGCCTGGAGGATTTATGGCGAAGCAGACGAAACCCTTCGTTGTAGAGTTCAAGCAGTCCCGCAACCTGAAGACTGTCAGCCAAAGCCCTCGATCTGGGGCTCGATAGATCTGCGGCTGGAGGATGATCAAGCGTCGAACCGAAACGGGAGGAAGAGCCGGCCACCTTTCTCACGGGTGACCGCCTCTAGGCTCATTTCGGACAAGGAAATCTCAAGCTGCCTGCCTGACGTCTGCCGCCCCGCTCTGCAGCCCGTGAAGGAAGGCGACGGCGCGCTGCGCATGGGCTGCCGCCTGAAAAATCGCCCGCTTGTCGTCGGCGAGCACCGTTACCCAAGACTGCAGGTAGGACGCATGGTCTGATCGAGGCTCGAGCTCGGGCACGATGCCAAGGTCCGCGCAAAGAAAGCAGCTTCCGAGCTCGGCTATCAGCTCTTCGCGAGCGCGCTCGCTCTTATCCTTGGCGTAACGAGAGAGATCGCGACCGACACGGTGTTCTGGCGCCGTCCAATGGGTGACCTCATGACTCAGCGTCGCATAGTAGCTGGCTGCATCCCTGAACGTCTCAAAATACGGCATTTGCACGAGGTCCGGGCCCGGCGCATAGAACGCCTGGTTGCCGCCGTGATGGATCACTGCGCCGGTATCGCGAAAGAAGCGTTCGGCCGCATCGATACGCTCGACCGGATTGAGGACTGGCTCCGGCTGGTGAGGGTCAGGCAGTCCATCGATCTGCTCAACATTGAAAACCGTGTAGGCCTTCAGGAAGGGGATTTCGCGGTCGATTTCTCCGCCTTTGCCGTCGGCCTCCGACTTGGTGAAGCGGCTGGCGAAGACAACCGTCGACCCGGTCTCGCCCTTGCGGACCGCGGCCCCGAGCTCGAGCGACTGTTTAAACGTCATCCACATTGGCGACGTGAAGCCTCGCGCGATTTGCTCCGACCAAAGGAGGAGCACGTTCATGCCCGAATAGGGTTGTCCATTGTGGCGCAGTGGCCGCGTGATGCGTCCATTAGCATCGCTCGCATTCCATGGCTTCATCCAGGGGCGCACGCCGGCGGCGAGCTCTTCGATGATCTTGTCGGTGATCCGGGAATAGATATCGCCCCGCTGAGTGTCATTTCTTCTGCTCATCTTTCTTCTCCATTCGAGCCGGCCGCGCCGATCGCGGCCCGTCGCGGAGGGCAGAAGGCAGGGGTCAAATACCGGCTCACGCACCGGAACGGCCGAAACGAAGAGGAGGACGGCGGAGCCGTTGCTTGAAGCCGGTGGCACCTGCATGACCGGAGCTGCAGACGGGCCGCATCGGCGGTGAGGCACTCCATCCTCTTCCGCTTCCTCGAAGGAGCAAAGAAAATGGGTCGACCCGAAGGACCGACCCAGTGGTGTGGTGAAGGCGGAGACATATCCCCGCCGGAGTGCTCAGTCGAAGGTCGACATCTGCGTTTCCGCGGCCTTGCGATCGAGAGAGTGGCCGGGATTTTCGACTGGACGATCGAACGGTTTCCAGGTTTCGCCAACGATCTGCTTGTAGGCAGCGACCGCACCTTCCGCCGCGCACCGCAGTGCGTGAGCCTGGATGCCCATGTCGGCTGCGAACTCACGCTTGCGGTGGGCGGCGCTATCGTAGCCGACGGGACCGGCGAGGTCCTCGTCGCGAGGATCGTTTGCGGCCTTGGCCGTTGCATCGCGTGCCTCGGTGACGGCGCGGCTGTAAAACTGCCCGGCGCCGTGGGCGGAGCCGACGAAGGCGCCGACGATCCGCTGCAGGTGGATCTGAATGGCCTTTTCGCCGACGCCCTCGCCGAGCGCTTCTGCTGTATCGGTGAGAAGACGTTGGTGCAGATCGCGGATGCCGTCGCTGTCGATGACGGCTGTCCCGAAGCCTTCGGCGATCTTGATCGCCTGGGCGGCATCGGGGCAGGTGAGGCGGACCATTTCGACGGTTGCGCCCTTGCGGAGCTGGACGACACGCGCGGAGGATCGCTTGGTTGCGGGTTTTGCCATGGTGGTCTCCTTGTCGGTTGCCTCAAGGCTCGAACCGGCTCCTTGCCGGCCCTCCCTCGGGTGCGGTCGACCAAAGCCGGCGAACGACGGGCGGCTTCACAGGTCCGGATGCCCTGACCGAGCGAATTGACTTTGCGGGCACGCGGGGCGCTAGCCATGCAGGGGACCGCGAGGGCGGTTTGCGAGAGGAGGGGAGGAAGGCCGCCACGCGGCGCGACAGCGACCTTGAAACGACCGGCAGCAGGCTTAAGACCGTCACAAACCCGAGGCAGGTCCGGCAGGGTCCGAGGTGGATAACGGAACGACGCTCGGGGACCGCAATTATAGCCCGCGCCACGATTTCAACCGACGATCCGATCCACGGGAGCGCCTGGAAGCAGTGCGCCGACCGCCCCATGTTGCTCAACCTACGATCGAGCGGATTGGGCAACCGGCCTCCTCGCGGCTCCCACCCTCCATAATGGCGTCGAGTTCCACCCTCCGCTCAAAAGCAAGGCGGTTTGCATGGTCCATCAACACAGCCCGGTGGGATCGACCCTGATACCCACCGCTTCGGCCGCGCCAGCGGGCCAGCACTCTCGCCGTCACGGCCAACCGCTTCGCGCGATGCACGATCTGACGCTGGATACGATCGAAATCTTGATGCGAGACTTCATCGGTGATCGGCCGGTTCATGAAGCTCATGCCGCCGACCTCGACCAGCCAAGAAAGGAGGATGGCCCGTTATAGGGCTGGTGTCGCGCCTCATCGATGACGAAGCCGAAAGGACCACGACCGGCATAGTCGTTGCTGTCGACGAGATATCGCCGCTCGACGTCGCAGGTCTCTCGTTCAGTGCCGCATCGCGCGACCACCTCCGTCATCCCGGCATGGTGCTCGTACAAGATCGCCGACGTCACGATCCAGCGGTCTGCGTGGATCCTCTCGAACTCGTGCCTATCCTTGCCCCGAGACTCTCCTACCGCGAGCGTCCGGCCATGAACCGTCTCCCAAAACTCTGGCCAGTGGTGCCGGATGGTCTCGTCCGCGGTTCGCCGCTCATAGCCCGTGAACAGTTCGGGAAAGGCATGAGCGACAGCTGCCCATTCCACATCCTCCTCGTACCAGCAGGTCTCGTTTCGAAGAGCCGTCGGTACGGCAAGGTTTCGATCGGGAGAAAGATGGAAACCGCCATGACCGGCGGTGATATGAGACACGATCCCCGAACCGTAGATCGTCGCCATCTGCGACATGCCCCAAGGGGTGCTGCAGGCGATGCGTGCCTGGACCCGGCCGAGATCGTGCAGATCGCGCTGATGCTCGGCGGTTTCGATGACGCGGGCGATAAAGGCGGCTTCGTCTGCGAGGCTGCCGTCATGACCGTAGAAATCGCCGCGTCCGAGGCTCGAGAGCGGGCGGCTCGCGCTCGATAAGGCGCTCGCCAGAAAGCCGCCTGCGGGTGTGGCGATCATGGCGAGCACAAGATCGCGCGTGCGCGCCACCGGAAAACCCTCGGCGCTGAGGCTGAACTCTATGCCGAGCGCGTCCGCGATCGGGTCGGTCTGCTGTGGGAAGTGCGTGGACATTGGAAGCTCCATATGTGCCGGAAACGGAAGCGCCGCCGGGGATATCGGCGGCGCAATCGAGTTGGGACTTGTGGCTGGCGCGCTATTCCGCGGCGATACCGTAGGCAGTGTCGTGATCGTGGAGATCGCCCTCGGGCGCATCGTCTGCAACTGCGCCTTCCGCGTCCTCCTGCTGGGTAGGCCCACCGTCGTGATCCTCTTCAGCTGTTTCGGCGTGGCGCAGCAATGCCGTGACCTCCTGAGGGTCCGGGGCGAACAGAGCGCTCGGATGAACGAGGCTTGCATCCCCGGCAAAGTGCTCGACGAGCGCCGAGCGGGTATCGCGAACGCGCGCCTTCGGCTCGATGCCAGCGCCCGCCGCCGCCAGCTCAAGAGCTTGACGCGACAAGCACGCGAGGAAATCCTCATCTCCCATGTTCGGCAGGTAGGTATCGGCGCCAATTGCCTCGCCGGCGATGCGCGAGACCACACCACTGTTCGACATGCCGCGCCGGCACGAGAGGACGTCGATCAACGCCGCACGGGCGGTGGCGCGAACGGTGTCCATGTCGAACGACAGGCGACCATCTTCCGTAAAGAGACGCGCGGCATGTCGCCCGAAGCGAGCGCCACCATAGAGCGCGCCGCCAGCACCGGAATCGACCCGGACATTCAAACCGGCAAAGGCGAGCACGAGGAGCGCCATCAGCATATCGTCCTCGATCGGCGCACGGGCCAGCGCGTCGTGCAGCGCGTCGGTGCGGAAGTCACCGATCATATCCAGGCCCTTCTGGGTGACATCAGGCCGCTGCTTGGCCGTCGCGCTATCGTCGGCGACGTCAGCACCGTCGGACGTGGCCGTCTGTCCCTTGGCTGGCTTCGTCTCGGCCATCCGATAATGTACCGACTGGACCTTGCCGTCGCGATCCAGGTAGAGACCGGTGACATCGCCCTTGCCAGGCTTGCCGTAAACACGCTCCGCCTTTTTCGGCAGTTCCGGCTGACCCCAGTTGTTGACCTCGACGATCGTGCCCTTATTCGGCAAATTGTTGGTCATCCACTCCTGCTGGCCCCCCAGGAACGCCTCGACATTGGTGGTGAAGCGATTGTCCTGATCCGCCGGACCGAAGAGATCGTCGGCCCATTCAATGCCGTAGGCCTCGCGCAGATCATCGCCAAAGCTCGCATCGCGGGCGAACATGCGGGTCTTGGAGAGGCCGTTGGCGACCTGCCACCAGGACGCTGTGTCGCCCTTCTTCGGCTTGTTGGCTTTCCAGACCTCCTTCTGGTCGTCAAGCGATGCTGCCGCGATAGTACGCAACTGCTGCTCGTTTGGCATGTCGCCCTTTGCCATCTGGTCGAGCATAAAAGGCAGCACGTTGGCGAGCAGACGCAGCTTGCGGATCTGGCGGACGGGAAGGGAGAGCGCGACAGCGATCGCTTCCTCGGTCCAGCCGAGGGCGACCAGTCGCTCGATACCCCGCCACTGGTCGACCGGGTTCAGCGGCTCGCGGGCGATATTCTCGACCATCGAGCGCATGGCGCCATTGTCCGTGGCGGCATCGGTGACGACGACATCGATTTCGTCGAGGCCGGCTTCGATCGCGGCTCGCACGCGGCGATGACCGGCCTGGATCAGGTAGCCGTTTCCGCCGTCGGCTTGCTGTGACACGACCGGCGGCTGGATGATGCCGACAGCCTTGACGGTCGCCAGCAACAGCGCATCCGCCTGCGGCGAGGATTTCGAC of the Rhizobium leguminosarum genome contains:
- a CDS encoding ArdC family protein, whose amino-acid sequence is MSRRNDTQRGDIYSRITDKIIEELAAGVRPWMKPWNASDANGRITRPLRHNGQPYSGMNVLLLWSEQIARGFTSPMWMTFKQSLELGAAVRKGETGSTVVFASRFTKSEADGKGGEIDREIPFLKAYTVFNVEQIDGLPDPHQPEPVLNPVERIDAAERFFRDTGAVIHHGGNQAFYAPGPDLVQMPYFETFRDAASYYATLSHEVTHWTAPEHRVGRDLSRYAKDKSERAREELIAELGSCFLCADLGIVPELEPRSDHASYLQSWVTVLADDKRAIFQAAAHAQRAVAFLHGLQSGAADVRQAA
- a CDS encoding DUF7007 domain-containing protein; amino-acid sequence: MSTHFPQQTDPIADALGIEFSLSAEGFPVARTRDLVLAMIATPAGGFLASALSSASRPLSSLGRGDFYGHDGSLADEAAFIARVIETAEHQRDLHDLGRVQARIACSTPWGMSQMATIYGSGIVSHITAGHGGFHLSPDRNLAVPTALRNETCWYEEDVEWAAVAHAFPELFTGYERRTADETIRHHWPEFWETVHGRTLAVGESRGKDRHEFERIHADRWIVTSAILYEHHAGMTEVVARCGTERETCDVERRYLVDSNDYAGRGPFGFVIDEARHQPYNGPSSFLGWSRSAA
- a CDS encoding ParB/RepB/Spo0J family partition protein — translated: MQILKIDPRALNANPDDIRQSKSSPQADALLLATVKAVGIIQPPVVSQQADGGNGYLIQAGHRRVRAAIEAGLDEIDVVVTDAATDNGAMRSMVENIAREPLNPVDQWRGIERLVALGWTEEAIAVALSLPVRQIRKLRLLANVLPFMLDQMAKGDMPNEQQLRTIAAASLDDQKEVWKANKPKKGDTASWWQVANGLSKTRMFARDASFGDDLREAYGIEWADDLFGPADQDNRFTTNVEAFLGGQQEWMTNNLPNKGTIVEVNNWGQPELPKKAERVYGKPGKGDVTGLYLDRDGKVQSVHYRMAETKPAKGQTATSDGADVADDSATAKQRPDVTQKGLDMIGDFRTDALHDALARAPIEDDMLMALLVLAFAGLNVRVDSGAGGALYGGARFGRHAARLFTEDGRLSFDMDTVRATARAALIDVLSCRRGMSNSGVVSRIAGEAIGADTYLPNMGDEDFLACLSRQALELAAAGAGIEPKARVRDTRSALVEHFAGDASLVHPSALFAPDPQEVTALLRHAETAEEDHDGGPTQQEDAEGAVADDAPEGDLHDHDTAYGIAAE